The DNA sequence AACAATTTCAGATAAAGCTTGACCACAGAGAGATGGTGGATGACCTTGAAACGGAAACATCATttatatcatttgtaataggtagaatcaaccaCAAAACGAAAAGTAGTAGGAAGTGTGTTCTCGCTAATCCTatcaattacaaaataataactaacaatctgttacaaatgatgtttccactTTAAGGTCTTCTGCCATCGCTCTGTGGTCAAGATttactaaataaatgtttttaaaaaacaaacatctacttaaaaaaaaaaacctccctccatttgtttttttttaaggcaCAAATATAGACAAAACTCATTTACAATACAACAAATCAAACATACAAGACATGTATTAATATATTGCTTTCAATAAATATTCATGTGCACAATATCTAAAgctcaaaaactagaaattaagcGGGAGAGAACTGTCTGCGTCTCTGCTCAATGTCCTCCATGGCTGCTTTTAGTCGTTGTAAGTTCAATTCTTCTGATGGTTCACTAAAGACTTCCAGCTCCTCAGTGGAAGAAGAAATATCTAGTTGAAATGGGATTTCTTTCAATTCCTCCTTAGATTCACTGCATAATAGTGGTTTTGCATCATTTGGTTTCGGTTCTTCAAAGATTTGTGCAGCATTTCCCGAAACTGCCCATTTTGGAAGCTCAGATTCTAAAAGCTTTGGATTTTCATTATTGGTGTGACACAGATTACCTTTTGGGAAAGTTTTGCTGTCTAGTGGCCATGAGGATACAGATCTTTGTTTAAAACACTTCATAAAAGAACAATCTCCAGATTTGTGTAGTGGGATCAAAGACCtgtgaaaaataaatcataagcTCCATCATATAATCAAAAGTTATATTTCAGATTAGTCTGTAAGTTTTCAGCTAATTAAACATTTGTTGAAGTAAGAAAAATTGTTCTTGGATCAATTTATTGTTATCTTAATACAGTGGCATACCTAGCATAGGTGATATACAGGGTGTTAATTTGTTGTGTGACCCTCTTCACCTCTCTtacatactcaaaaaaaaaaggttttaacgttctatgtaaatatgaaactcaaaaaattacagaaacaactacatttgaatacaacgaaattttaagttggCTAATGTTcagaagacaaataaaaactatgaaagaTTTTCATATAACTTGCCCTATATgcataggtaaaaaaaataaaggtatgtatgaaattgatgaccacttaattatttcaaacatatcttAAACACAGGGAATAACAATGGCGTCCAGTTTTCTGGTTTAAGAAAAAGTCACAACTAGGTTGAAGCATTAACAATATGAACGTAATCCGGAGTATAATATTCACTCCATAATGGTTACGAGTTTCTcctgcagaaaattttcaaatttgtcgtcttaaaaatgcattttagatgagTTTTGAAAATGTTAGGGCAAGAAGAGGTTCGGCAGAGCTCCCATGttcatttttcagaattgaaagattaaaaatgcaaatattatctCCAAGTATGTTGGAAGATGGAGGTTCGGGGGAAGCTCCCCAGAAAATGTTCGAAATTGTTGCTCTTAAAATGCAGACAAACTTCAATAATGTTATGGGAAAGAGAGGTTCAAAGGCTCAacccaggaaagttttgaaactaaactatTAAAAACGTGTTTGTAGGCcatcttttaaaaagtttaaaagacaaacaattttttgaaatagaagttttaaaaatgcaattgaaacTCTTCAGCAAATACAATTAATGAATAATGATTAATCTGTGAATCTCTATTTACAGTTTTTGAGCCGTTGCTTAATAACTTCGTTACTTAAGTACAACTCCAGAAATTTAAGTTACACAAGCTCAATATTTTCCTACAAATAGCATCACCAACTTCATAAAGGCAGTTGACTTCTTTAGCAGCATCAAGCTTTCTCACGTGAAAATCTAACAATGTAtttctaaaacaatattttcagtcAAAGAACGTATTTGATCAtaaacatgatttaaaaataatttaaattaattacttttaaatcaagttaatttacaaaatgtgatttaaacatgaaaaagcaaaaaaaaaatgcttactagtttgtttgtttttttctgtttaccAACACACACGAAAATATTAGAACTGATTCCAATATGATCTTCAATCCTTTCTAACTAAATCTTACAGTATACGCTGGaggtttaaattaagttttaatttaggtctTTACTCAAACTCGGTGCATTGGCAAATAAAAAGGTTATCCACACATTGATATAAAAACATTTGTAAACATGTATCCGAATTCTAAATGCTCCGAATGGGCACTTACCAAACTGTCTGTATACATTTCAGAACTTCTTGAAAAACTTTGGATTTTCAAAGGGACAAGGGACATTGAACTAAAACTAATTGCATCAGTGGAGAAAATTCAGAATGTAATTCacagaaataaatttccattCTCGAAAAGTGCAGAACATAAAATGAAATGTTAAGATTCCACAGACTTATGTGAATTATCGCTTTTGACAACCATAAATCAAGACTTACGGATGAAGGCATGAACGAGCAGGAATACCATCATACCTTCTAGTAACCAAGCAATTTCCAATGAAATGCAATGACAAAAACTGTATTGACTTTGaggttaatatttttataatgaattttcatatttcatagaTTTTGTACACATTGTTAAGCAATTATTTATCTCACACAgagatattaataataatttatgttAAACTGTATCGTTCAAGCATTAATTCaccttgaaaaataaattatgccCACCAACAATCAGTATTTTAGAATGTTTTTGTTCAGGGCCGGATACAGATTGCCATTTTGGGGGGATCATGCTGAAGAATAAGGATTTAGGTACGAAAGTtttttgaaactgcttgggtgtcaataaaaagcaccaaattggtCAGGAATAAAGCACTTTGTAGGGTATAAGCATTACCAATCAATACAATAATCAATGACAGgaagtagggtaacggcaccagggtcggacaagggtccagtaacagacagccataagtttgaatttaaataataagaattttagactGGTAAAACTGATTTTGCTGTGGCTGATGAATACggcgcaaccatctagtgttatcagagtgaattttatgaggcagttgatatttacaaggcagtggtagaaagttatgaacagccaccacgaggtcagctggtgtttcatgttcatttaaattttataaggtcttatttttaaaaataaagaccttttgcattttgaagagaaaaggggaattttgtccTTTACTCATCTTTTCCTCATGCTATCTGTTGCtaggtatcatcagatttttcagcGTGTTTTTACAGggggtagaatttttttttgaaattgagcaaataaaaatagaattaactaattcagaggatccagaagcagccaaatgttagatgagatgttgttgcacgagagaaaaatagtttaaaaatctgaatacattaaaagactcagaaaattgagttaatctgAAAGCAATGTCTTAAGGGTGTCTGTACAAATGGCGTTACcctagtatttcaaatatttacctttcaaaatgatCAATGAGTAGAAATCATTTCTGCAAAAGTGTACATTTTAGTCACGAAGTATTTGAACACAATCTGGATGGATAATATTGTTGACTGCTTgggaggggtcatgacccccatgactctCTTATTGTATCTGCTCTTACTTTTGGGTGCAAAAAGGTTGGGGGCTCCTACTCCTCAGAATTTGAGGGGGTGTGTGATTGCACTTGGGAAGGAGGGATGGGTAGCCTTGCATATGAGGCCCCTGCAAAAGCTAACGAATGGCAAACTAATTTCCAACAAAATTgcgtaaatgaacttttttttcaatgcatcttTGCAATTATACATGAATGCACTGTGAAAGACCCACAAAAATCCTCCTGAATTTCTAGCTCTATCTAATGACCACTCATAAAAAACAGAGTTTTACACATTGTTAACTCTCATGCCATCTTTTATATTCTTCgtgcacttcttttcaatttgaataatTCAGACCGAATATTCTCTGGATATTTTCGCAAGTGTTTCATCATGGGAGCTACCATAAATAAAGGTCATGTGAATGCAGTTCACAATATATCAAATTGAAAGTCTAGAGAACTCTATACATTCATGTTATTAACATAAGATTTTCACCATTACACAGCATTAAACTTACTCATTAAACTTATCTGGTGCACTTAAGCATTGTTTCAGTTGATTGGCAGAGGCAAAACCAGTAGTTCCATCTCTTTTCGTTATCACAGATACGGAGGGGATGCAACCAAGTTCTTCATGCCATTGAGCTGGGTAGCTTCGTTGTTGCATACTGTACTTGATCAAGTTAAGCTTCTGCACATCGATTTCTTCTTTCTGAGAAACAATAAAAGTAATTCTTGACTTTTTCAGATAGGTGGGCGAGGACAAGTATTTAACATTCCTAATGACCAGGTCACACCCACTATAGTTAAGTTTCTCCATGCATCCAGCATACTGCTTGAATGATTAGGAATGAATTATTTATTAGAAAACTAGTGTTGtggttattatttttaacagtgaaaCTTTTCAGGAGCACACCAAAACCCCAAAAGTCACTATAAAAGATCTTGGCAAATGTTTGAACAGAGAAACTTTCAAAGATCACAAGACGTTGATTTGGTTCGGATGAATTTACTGCCTTTGCAAAATTAAATGATGCTGATCAAATGCAAAATGTCAAtcataaaacttaatttaaagattttcccaCTGAGTAATGTATAACTATACTGTAGTAAATTAGTATCATTGTGGGTATAATATTTGTATTTGGTTCATTCAAATTGCATACATTGTTTGAACAACTTTTAAGGGCTATattaaaatataagttaaaaCCTGCTAACCTCCATGTCTCAAAACCTGTTTttcttgaatttgttttcagtcCCTTCAACATTTGAGATTTTAAGATTCAgttgaagagaaaaagaaaaaaaaatggttttaatatttatttgaggtgaaagtttttgaaagttaaaacatatttttttgttacttatccttattaagaaaagaaaaacagtgtggactttcatttttaaaaaatatattgcgcataaagaagaatattttctttttcttctcattaATCTTTTTTCAGTATTGCTGGTTTGTATGCTCgagtttaaaagcaatttttttaagtatcgcGAAAACTCCCACATATACTTCTACATGATTGcttgagttcagccttgaaattgatttgttaaatttattgacaattcattttttcatgttttcatagtttaggcaacaattaaaaagtggaagtattttatatttataattactattatatttcattgtttctggcgAAATTGGAAGCAAAATACAGGATAATGACtgataatgtaaaataagaaatagtctttaaaaaacaAGACAGACAATCCTCATATAActaacagccaatgatcgagtaatccAGGAGTTTCATCAATTAACTTGCGCCATGCGATGATAATTGGAGAATatgtttttataatgtttaatatgcagataTAGGATTTACTGTGATAAGGCTGAACTTAAtcgggtaacttaactgttttactcacAAGACTGTgtcgtttcaggggaatgaaggaacgaaaaaatGGTGAACTATGAACGTTATATAGAGTTTAGTGCTGAGCTTCCGAACacaaataatgaaaacaataaagacagttttttatttaaatttttttaagctcaGCACAGCAAAAAGGATTTTTGAAGCTATGAAACAATTTTGCTTTCATGTTAAAAGAATACTAGGAGGACAAAAAAGAGAGGAAAACACAATAAAATCATTTACCACTTCTTTGAGAGTAATGGAAGAGCTCAATTCTAATTTTTCTCTAGGGATGCTTTCAGGTTCGTGGCATGCTTTACCCTGTTCAATAGTCTCATTCATCTGTGAAACAACTTTATTTTCAACATGATTCAAATTGCTCTGcgtctaaataaataaataccaatcTCAGCAATGTGTTTAttcacgatttaaaattattcaattatGAGTTACTTTTCAATTGATTAATTAATATGGTTTTCATTTGAAATCATCAAGCAAAAGAGCAAAAcaacaatcaaaatttttaagaGCAAATACTTTTGACAGTACAAGATATCCAGATGAACCAGAAGTTTTAAAAGATATCTACCCCTAGCCCTAACAAAACATACCTTTTCTGATGTAACAGCGTCTTTACTTGCTTTCTCACACTCTAATAATTTCAGTTTCAATGCATTTATTTGAGAAATCGCATCATCcttattattgcatttttccataactaaaataaaatattacaggcTATGAAAACACACTAAAATACATAATTCAAGGAAAGGTAACAAATAATAATATGATAGTTCCCGAATGTCTGACACCGAGGGGTAGATACAGAGAACaatttgggaaggggggggggagagaatcgTGCTGCAGAATGGAAAAATAGAGAATGTTTATTCCGTAGCAGTAGTTTTTTAGACAACCAACATGGCAAAAAATGGGTCAAGTTATCATGGGCttataaatattgtaaaatttttgtgttgaaaaAACAATAGTCTTTTAATTGTGTGCTCTGAAAATGCAAAGCTTGCTgttacaacaacaacaaataataataataatggacaTTTATCTACAACATTTTTGTTGTATGATTAAGACAAAAGTTTAAGAATAGCATTTGGAACTCCCATAGTTAACACAGGGGTGCATACACACCCTCTACGAGCAAGAGTGCACCCCCCTATATATCATCccccaaaaactgaaaaacatcCCTCAAAGCAACCCCCACCCCAACAAAAATTTCatgccatgatccccccccccccttcggtgggcacttcTGGCTAGCATGCTTTTTTACTATTTTGGTCCTACTCCATACGAAGACACCTTCCCTAGAATTGGCAGAtttgtaaatagttttatttttcgagTTAAATTGCAGAGTTTTCAGTTCATAAATTTGATTAATCCCTAGATTTAGGCAGATCACAGACGATAAtaatataatcagaattttaaaaaacttctttttcatttaagctacatgattaatgaaaaacattttgcaacaaaaatatattttccataataacagtaaatattttttttttttttaaattgaaataaaactagtAAATAGTCATAAGTTTCAAAAAGAAGAATTTCTAGAGGAAAAACCATTTCCCCCCTTAATTTAAATCATATATTAAATACAGGGTGTTTGAGAAAGAACTCCCTACTTTGAAATGACTTAACAGCAAAACAGTGTGAGATAGAAAGGTGAAACAAATGGTATGTTGCGCCAGCAGGTCTGGATTTTATACACCGGTTTTCAAAAAGAGCTCGAAAATTGGACATCAGAGAGTGTTGTAGTCAAATGTTTTAATTTACCAattaaaagacaaataaaagtGTGCTCAGACCCCAAGGTGGTTTTTTGatgggaaaaagtaggaaataaggaattaaaaatttaaaaaataggaaaagtaggaaaaaaatcacttaaaaaagtaggaaaaaataagaagagataggactacacacacgtcaagacaactgacaatcattagtatgtaaaataaactgatggaaacaaagatattaattacaaaaatatgaaaataaaatctaaacaaagaaacacctttcaccaatacagtaataaaatttttaagtgtgaaagaataacaTGGAATATAACGTTCTAttttggttcaataaaaccatttttcttaaagatttgttttgtcaaaaacgaaaacattccttcgagagcatccatttatcatttaaaaatactatcacTTTCAGTTCCTGTTAtaataaactatgatacaaaagcaaagcaaatataaaattagttttagttaaaaataattagcagttgccatgcattcttgcataaacagtggaagatgttttaatttgaaaaaaaaaaggaaaacgacagaaaatgcagaactaaaataaatgtgttcttaaatatgggacgtaaaatttataataaattaattaaactaaataaataatgaaataagtaaactaaagggtttgtactgttttatgtatatttttagcattcaacatacatttttgtttcattcacgtcatttatggggggtCAATTTCTCTcttccctggctttggaaaattaatgcttagctatacaagtttgtgtggtttttgttatttgcagataaaatttgcattcagcaTACATTCTTCGCTAGCTACCTCTGgtctgggggagggggttggggggggggatcaaagtgatgagtcagttctaattttaatcaagcaataaaaacgaatagtgttttaatggtttgatgaCTTTTACCTaattcttgttccaaaatttttgccacgaaaataaaaggaaacatccatgcatggcaaacataacatttttatcaaagacaaaaatcagttactaatgtttctctgtgcataaaagggaaggcatgtagtttaTCTCAATCCTCATCATacgacaaaaatattcattcggaaattgttcacgaaatcgagagtgaggggggagcacttggcatcaaatgcctgtatatatctctttctcccccctcTCTTTGATCAGGCGcactaagtacaataacttacagtagatacgctgcatcggtataattgccgcaccccgaaaagagtaagagtctgtcaaaaaaattttaaatgctcagaaatgtcgcattgccataaacacagcacataaaaatgatgagcaactcctgGATATGGATGATATATCAGAgcagaaaatacccattaaaaagaaaaaaaatacatattagtttGTAGCTCTATCccacaactttaaaaaatatgaagaattaaaaacaaaatattgcatttaaattgatttccgatttttctccaaaaatcgggaacgttttgcccatccaggttttgtcgttttttttttctttttgcaaaaacactctttgcaaggaaagaaaatgaaattttataaattttataatcatgtttacgatttagaatgaacaataatcatatttatgagCGAAAAAGTTTCCGCGATCATTTTTGAAGtgatccgtttttgcgaatttctgttatctgtcgctGTTATCTGTTATCTGTTATTCTGTTATCTGTTGTACTagcatcaataaaatatgtacagtgtacaagtttttcattttttgcttccttatgttccttttaaggttttacattgcctttctgtttaaatagagctccatttcacttgtaatcatacaaaaaattggcgaataggaaattctttttttcccaaattttttgaacagtcggtcgtttactttaattaaagcttctaattgatgagtaaataattgcatcagaatgtgctagtatctatttttttgtttcgttaatacagtaggactgaagtcagggcgataaaaagaaaagtcgatcataaacggcgcaacggcaaaaaagtcacttacgaaaatttaacttttaaacacacaaatgccgcacagtggttcaaaacgacaaaaaagcggaaaaattcaataactttgaaatgCTATGgaaatttgttaaaattgttgtatGGTAATAGTTATCTTCCTGctggctgatcgtattcactgcgaaaccccgattttacttCCCTCGAATCAACGTTTTCCCCGCGTTTTACGATTTTTATCATCACgtcccagtttttccgtgtactaataatattcatttaacccggatggaaagtttatTGGTTATGAATTCcagcattttacgttttcccttggcagttaaaaaaaaagaaaaaaaagtttcaaaattaagcaAAGTGTTTccttctgtgcatttttaaacataatccactctgttaaaagttaatccatgaaaacagaaatgctactttTCCATCCataaccataggcggatttacgggggtgccagggggtgcgccgcacccccaacaattttggttggattttcaaagaaaatttaaatgaaatatattttactaggagaaaatatatatttctcctcAAGAATTTCgtaaaacaacttatatttttctacagctaaatgcaagttaatttacttgaaagtaaaaccaaaaatacaataatatgcGGCTTATTTTGTGACCCGGTCATCACACACGGCCAGTGAGAGAGAAATTGTGctgaatgaattaaaaagaagtatttctccatttaaaacagaaagatgataaataattacataaatcaaataaaaacattcctttaattatttttcagcgCTGTATTATATGATAACTTTATACTCTGTAATTGGGTATGTATTGGTATaacattacaatttctttttctttgaaacaaccaTGGCTGATAAAGTCAAACAATATGGCTATTGTGATATTCTTCTTCAAAAACAACATAAAGTCCTTACACACTGAAATtaactaaaaaccaacatttccactgtaaaatttcaaaattttatgaaggaGGCGGGTCAGTGCTATCATTGAGTTCCGCTACTAAAATTAGTTGCTTTTGTTGCCTTTAAAATGAGTAATAGTCTCCAAAATAGTTATCAGATACAGAAAATACTTAACtcctacttaaaaaaataaaaaagcatttatatcattttaatgcctacgtggggtaaattttctccaaacaacctttaaaaaggaaaacttgaaaaaatattttccgaatTTTAGCCCAACCCAAAAAAACACTAGAGAGAGAAATCAGCACTGATAGATTCTAGTATATTTTTCTCACTATCTGACTGTTAATTAAAGTCAACAGTAAAATACTGACTGTATAAAAAGAGATTGAAGCGTCACATTCATATTTCCGATCGAAAGAAAATTAgctctcgttaaaaaaaaaatgaatgtatagtacgaataaaagaaattaaaaaccaaaaaacagtaaaaagaaagaaaaagaaatagttgAGAAACAGAAATCGCGATTGCAAAAACTTAACCTTTACGAAAATCGCACTTACAAAAACAATACCGTTACGAAAATTGCGATCTTATATACGATCGCGACGAAactttacaaaactttttttatacaaaaatataaacttcACCATTTTTTCTCATCgtgaatgttttattacatttcattttcccacttaTTAAAACAATTGCTTTCAAAAAATGGACGccgtaaaacttttcctttttttccgtgGTAACTAAAAGGTAAacttaaaagcgattttttaattttttttacaatttttttttctaggagaaaaaaaaactagctttttacaaattttacttacacttactaaaatagtcgctgtattttacaactgattgcaaaatactcgcttttgtcatcaaaatagtcgCCTTTGGCGTCAAAATAGCAGCTTTAGTCGCTATTTGcagtgtccccccccctcccctgtattgcaatggcgtagctacagttCCTGTCGCCCGGGGCGGTTCATCTATTTGCCACCTTTTCATTGAGACGTATGTAATACATTAAAGCCAGGACTgcattaaagcattgaaaattatcgttcaaaatagaaaacttcatttaaggtaACAAAGGGAGactaatttaatccgtattcttcctacaaaaatGAAGGGGGCGGGGTCAGACGCCTATCTCGGAGAAATATTctgaatttacattaaaaatcgcagttaaaagtaacttttggGGGAATGGGGTTCTCTACCGaatctttatcaaaactgaaGCTTTTGAGTCAGCTTTTATTCCATAACAAAGttccaataatttgttttccctgcattaattcagcactggtaaagaaacaacttttacagaaatatatttgatattacatatttgaatattttccgaaatttaagttttaaaaatacaatttaagtgttgaattacaatttaaagaCATTAAGTGAATGACCGTTCAGTCATACtaaaaccttacat is a window from the Uloborus diversus isolate 005 chromosome 6, Udiv.v.3.1, whole genome shotgun sequence genome containing:
- the LOC129224276 gene encoding uncharacterized protein LOC129224276, yielding MNETIEQGKACHEPESIPREKLELSSSITLKEVKEEIDVQKLNLIKYSMQQRSYPAQWHEELGCIPSVSVITKRDGTTGFASANQLKQCLSAPDKFNESLIPLHKSGDCSFMKCFKQRSVSSWPLDSKTFPKGNLCHTNNENPKLLESELPKWAVSGNAAQIFEEPKPNDAKPLLCSESKEELKEIPFQLDISSSTEELEVFSEPSEELNLQRLKAAMEDIEQRRRQFSPA